One segment of Strix aluco isolate bStrAlu1 chromosome 17, bStrAlu1.hap1, whole genome shotgun sequence DNA contains the following:
- the ITCH gene encoding E3 ubiquitin-protein ligase Itchy homolog isoform X4: MAGSGSRSGPSSGFSMKSQLQITVISAKLKEKNKWFGPSPYVEVSVDGQSKKTEKCNNTNSPKWKQHLTVIVTPVSKLNFRVWSHQTLKSDVLLGSAALDIHETLKSNSMKLEQVVVTLHLVGDREPAEVVGDLSVCLDGMQVDPELLTNGDASSTRSPTQNDSSKVRNDTRTNSNDLESCEDAPPNENKTVNGSDSPLLTNGNCKPSRPPRPSRPPPPTPRRPASVAASVNGPSSTSTENDGASAGSLAGTAAHTSSEQSPEGATAATTAPATAALTTPPVSRQVQPVNPPPQALTTVSQGPLPPGWEQRVDQHGRVYYVDHVEKRTTWDRPEPLPPSWERRVDNMGRIYYVDHFTRTTTWQRPTLESVRNYEQWQLQRSQLQGAMQQFNQRFIYGNQDFSSTQNKEFDPLGPLPHGWEKRTDSNGRVYFVNHNTRITQWEDPRSQGQLNEKPLPEGWEMRFTVDGIPYFVDHNRRTTTYIDPRTGKSALDNGPQIAYVRDFKAKVHYFRFWCQQLAMPQHIKITVSRKTLFEDSFQQIMSFSPQDLRRRLWVIFPGEEGLDYGGVAREWFFLLSHEVLNPMYCLFEYAGKDNYCLQINPASYINPDHLKYFRFIGRFIAMALFHGKFIDTGFSLPFYKRILNKPVGLKDLESVDPEFYNSLIWVKENDIEECGLEMFFSVDKEILGEIKSHDLKPNGSNILVTEENKEEYIRFFGSPACFSPFY; the protein is encoded by the exons ATGGCTGGCAGTGGGTCCAGATCAGGACCATCCAGTGGGTTTTCCATGAAATCACAGCTGCAAATCACCG TTATTTCAGccaaactaaaagaaaaaaataaatggtttggACCTAGCCCATATGTGGAAGTCTCAGTAGATGGACAGtcaaagaagacagaaaaatgcaacaaTACAAATAGTCCAAAGTGGAAGCAGCATCTTACAGT aattgtCACTCCTGTAAGTAAATTAAACTTTCGAGTCTGGAGCCACCAAACATTAAAATCTGATGTCCTTCTAGGAAGCGCAGCTCTGGATATTCATGAGACTTTGAAATCAAACAGTATGAAAC TTGAGCAGGTAGTGGTGACATTGCATCTAGTTGGTGACAGAGAACCAGCAGAAGTGGTAGGAGATTTGTCTGTCTGTCTAGATGGAATGCAGGTAGATCCTGAGCTCCTAACCAACGGTGATGCTTCAAGTACAAGAA GTCCTACGCAGAATGATAGCTCCAAAGTAAGGAATGATACACG GACTAACTCCAATGACCTTGAAAGCTGTGAAGATGCTCCTCCCAATGAAAACAAGACTGTTAATGGCAGTGATTCTCCATTACTCACAAATGGAAACTGCAAACCTTCTAGACCTCCCAGGCCTTCTAGACCACCTCCACCCACCCCCCGGAGACCTGCTTCAGTAGCTG CAAGTGTAAATGGTCCTTCATCCACATCTACAGAAAATGATGGGGCCAGTGCAGGATCACTGGCAGGTACAGCTGCACATACATCTTCAGAACAGAGCCCTGAGGGGGCAACAGCTGCAACCACAGCTCCTGCAACTGCTGCACTCACCACACCTCCAGTATCAAGACAAGTCCAGCCAGTAAATCCTCCACCTCAGGCACTTACTACAGTCAGTCAAGGTCCTCTTCCACCTGG ttgggAGCAAAGAGTAGACCAACATGGTCGAGTATACTATGTAGATCATGTTGAAAAAAGAACAACGTGGGATCGGCCAGAACCTCTTCCTCCAAG ctgggaGCGACGAGTTGACAACATGGGGAGAATTTATTATGTCGACCACTTCACTAGAACAACAACGTGGCAAAGACCAACATTAGAGTCTGTCCGAAATTATGAGCAGTGGCAGCTTCAGCGCAGTCAGCTTCAAGGAGCTATGCAGCAGTTTAATCAGAGATTTATATATGGG AACCAGGACTTTTCATCCACACAGAACAAAGAGTTTGATCCTCTTGGGCCTCTGCCACATGGATGGG aaaagagaaCTGACAGCAATGGCAGAGTGTATTTTGTCAATCACAACACACGAATCACTCAGTGGGAAGATCCCAGGAGTCAAGG TCAATTAAATGAGAAACCTTTACCAGAGGGCTGGGAAATGCGATTTACTGTGGATGGTATTCCATATTTTGTGGATCACAATAGGAGAACCACTACATACATAGATCCTCGCACCGGCAAGTCTGCTCT AGACAATGGACCCCAGATAGCTTATGTGCGTGATTTCAAGGCAAAGGTCCATTATTTCAGATTCTGGTGTCAG cAACTGGCAATGCCACAACACATAAAGATTACAGTGAgcagaaaaacattatttgagGACTCATTTCAGCAG ATAATGAGCTTCAGCCCTCAGGATCTACGGAGACGTTTATGGGTTATTTTCCCTGGTGAAGAAGGCTTAGATTATGGAGGTGTTGCAAG GGAATGGTTCTTTCTATTGTCACATGAAGTTTTGAACCCAATGTATTGCCTGTTTGAATATGCAGGGAAGGATAACTACTGCTTACAGATAAACCCAGCCTCTTATATTAATCCAGACCATCTGAAATACTTCAGATTTATTGGAAGATTCATTGCCATG GCTTTGTTCCATGGGAAGTTCATTGACACTGGTTTCTCTCTGCCGTTTTATAAACGTATCCTAAACAAGCCAGTAGGACTCAAGGATTTAGAATCTGTTGACCCAGAGTTTTACAACTCTCTCATCTGGGTAAA agaGAATGATATTGAAGAATGTGGCTTGGAAATGTTTTTCTCAGTTGATAAAGAAATTCTAGGTGAAATCAAAAGCCATGATTTGAAACCAAATGGTAGCAACATCCTggtcacagaagaaaacaaagaagaatatATTAG GTTCTTCGGGTctcctgcctgcttttcaccCTTTTATTAA